A region of Kribbella sp. NBC_01245 DNA encodes the following proteins:
- the ftsH gene encoding ATP-dependent zinc metalloprotease FtsH, with the protein MLAALAVFGILFFGPGVLTAARTQQLSYSAFLADVQAHKVSAVVVGTNGQITGSLAGGKDFATQAPVWALTTDDLATKLQNAGVQVSAAQQSDTLRQLIESLLPTLLLIGAFVWLGRRTGQSLGSGGGLGGLIRGKPSRVTDAERPRTRFGDVAGYDGVKEEVREVVDYLQHPERYRRVGARGPRGVLLVGPPGTGKTLLARAVAGEAEVPFYAVTGSSFVEMFVGLGAARVRDLFADARRNGPAIIFIDEIDAIGGRRGLNGVGGHDEREQTLNQLLAEMDGFTEGSSVVVLANTNRPEVLDPALLRPGRFDRQVQVPLPVLAERTAILTVHTRGKALTESVDLRDVARGTPGFSGADLANLVNEAALRAARAGRNELRPADFEDARERLILGRRDGTALLPEERLRVAVHESGHALVAALSPTADPVAKITILPTGLALGATHQLPNDERRLYSDRYLRESLAVRLAGRAAELIVFGELSTGAADDLAGATRLAVRMVRDYGFSGDLGPVAYPTAPAEDGERPYAEATQRLVDLEVSRLLRAAEEHADLLLRRHRESLDQLSGRLLQDETVDGAVVYDIVRHPPTRVA; encoded by the coding sequence TTGCTGGCTGCGCTGGCAGTTTTCGGCATCCTCTTCTTCGGCCCTGGTGTCCTCACCGCGGCACGCACGCAGCAGCTGTCCTACAGCGCCTTCCTCGCGGATGTCCAAGCCCACAAGGTCAGCGCCGTGGTGGTCGGAACCAATGGCCAGATCACCGGATCGCTTGCCGGTGGCAAGGATTTCGCCACCCAGGCGCCGGTCTGGGCGCTGACCACCGACGACTTGGCGACCAAGTTGCAGAACGCCGGTGTGCAGGTGTCGGCGGCCCAGCAGTCGGACACGCTGCGGCAGTTGATCGAGTCCCTGCTGCCGACGCTGCTGCTGATCGGGGCTTTCGTCTGGCTCGGCCGCCGGACTGGGCAGAGCCTCGGCTCAGGTGGGGGACTCGGCGGTCTGATCCGGGGCAAGCCGTCGCGGGTCACCGATGCCGAGCGGCCCCGGACGCGGTTCGGCGACGTCGCCGGGTACGACGGGGTGAAGGAGGAGGTGCGCGAGGTCGTCGACTACCTGCAGCACCCGGAGCGGTACCGGCGGGTCGGGGCAAGAGGGCCGCGGGGCGTGCTGTTGGTGGGACCACCCGGTACGGGGAAGACGCTGCTGGCCCGAGCGGTGGCAGGGGAGGCCGAGGTTCCGTTCTACGCGGTGACGGGCAGCAGCTTCGTCGAGATGTTCGTTGGCCTCGGTGCCGCCCGGGTCCGCGACCTCTTCGCCGATGCCCGTCGCAACGGCCCGGCCATCATCTTCATCGACGAGATCGACGCCATCGGTGGGCGCCGCGGCCTGAACGGTGTCGGCGGGCACGACGAACGGGAGCAGACCCTCAACCAGTTGCTCGCGGAGATGGACGGCTTCACCGAGGGCAGCTCCGTCGTCGTACTCGCGAACACGAACAGGCCTGAGGTCCTCGATCCGGCGCTGCTGCGCCCGGGCCGGTTCGACCGGCAGGTTCAGGTGCCGTTGCCCGTGCTGGCTGAGCGGACCGCGATCCTCACCGTCCACACCCGTGGGAAGGCGCTCACCGAGAGCGTCGATCTCCGGGACGTGGCGCGCGGCACTCCGGGTTTCAGCGGTGCGGACCTGGCGAACCTGGTGAACGAGGCGGCGCTGCGGGCTGCCCGGGCAGGGCGGAACGAGCTGAGGCCTGCCGACTTCGAGGACGCCCGGGAACGGCTGATCCTCGGCCGGCGGGACGGGACCGCGCTCCTTCCGGAGGAACGACTGCGGGTGGCTGTGCACGAGTCGGGTCACGCCTTGGTCGCGGCGCTGTCGCCGACCGCGGACCCGGTCGCGAAGATCACCATCCTACCGACCGGCTTGGCTCTCGGCGCGACACATCAGCTGCCGAACGACGAGCGACGGCTGTACTCGGATCGCTATCTGCGGGAGTCGCTGGCAGTTCGCCTGGCCGGTCGGGCAGCAGAGCTGATCGTGTTCGGGGAGCTGTCGACCGGAGCGGCGGATGATCTCGCGGGCGCGACCCGGCTCGCCGTACGGATGGTTCGCGATTACGGCTTCTCCGGTGACCTCGGGCCGGTCGCCTATCCGACCGCGCCTGCCGAGGACGGCGAGCGACCGTACGCCGAGGCGACCCAGCGACTCGTCGATCTGGAGGTGTCACGGCTGCTTCGAGCCGCCGAGGAGCACGCCGATCTTCTTCTCCGGCGCCATCGTGAATCGCTCGACCAGCTCAGTGGACGACTGCTGCAGGACGAGACGGTCGACGGGGCAGTGGTCTACGACATCGTCCGTCATCCACCAACCAGGGTCGCCTGA
- a CDS encoding copper chaperone PCu(A)C, giving the protein MTMIRTGRKAIRYLPTLLAVGLLAGCSAQPPVLDLPAGGVDADSGSVVIDDIWLDGPHGVAAGADAPLRLALENMSASDDALVGVTTPIAKSVQLEQGGRPTGKIVLPAGRLVDFEWQTGVELEGLRTSIQPGQPFTVTLRFAHAAPVAVQVTAGPLAAPDPAPSKKERA; this is encoded by the coding sequence ATGACCATGATCAGGACAGGCCGGAAAGCGATCCGGTATCTGCCGACTCTGCTGGCGGTGGGACTGCTGGCCGGCTGCAGCGCTCAACCACCGGTGTTGGACTTGCCGGCGGGTGGCGTCGACGCGGATTCCGGCTCGGTCGTCATCGACGACATCTGGCTTGACGGTCCTCATGGTGTCGCGGCCGGGGCCGACGCGCCGTTGCGGCTGGCCTTGGAGAACATGTCCGCCTCTGACGACGCACTCGTCGGAGTCACGACGCCGATAGCCAAGAGCGTGCAGCTCGAGCAGGGCGGTCGGCCCACCGGCAAGATCGTGCTCCCGGCCGGACGGCTCGTCGATTTCGAGTGGCAAACCGGGGTCGAGCTCGAAGGGCTTCGTACGTCGATCCAGCCGGGGCAGCCGTTCACGGTCACCTTGCGCTTCGCCCACGCAGCGCCGGTCGCTGTTCAGGTCACCGCCGGACCGCTGGCCGCACCAGACCCCGCGCCATCGAAGAAGGAGCGAGCATGA
- a CDS encoding ArdC family protein produces MVSDRTGRKVKAEQVHQRMIDEVRKLRSGQTWKAWMDAATLLPNYSFRNLVLITMQRPDATRVAGYRTWQRLGRQVNKDESAIQILAPMHRKTTKDETDDASTRRTKPSASSASKSRRYTTSARRPAIRCPRHLAQAGSSDRYRMVCGTRWRPKSPERASSWHETRSQNLESGASPITWIAVWSWPPSSTTPPQSQLSRTKSLT; encoded by the coding sequence ATGGTGAGCGACCGCACTGGCCGGAAGGTCAAAGCCGAACAAGTGCATCAGCGCATGATCGACGAAGTCCGCAAGCTGCGCAGCGGACAGACCTGGAAGGCGTGGATGGACGCGGCCACCCTGCTCCCCAACTACAGCTTCCGCAACCTCGTGCTCATCACCATGCAGCGACCCGACGCCACTCGAGTGGCCGGCTACCGCACCTGGCAAAGGCTGGGACGTCAGGTCAACAAGGACGAGTCCGCAATCCAGATCCTCGCCCCGATGCACCGCAAGACGACCAAAGATGAGACGGATGATGCCTCGACGAGAAGGACAAAGCCAAGCGCCTCATCGGCTTCAAAGTCGCGTCGGTATACGACATCAGCCAGACGTCCGGCGATCCGTTGCCCGCGCCACCTAGCCCAGGCCGGATCGTCGGACAGGTACCGGATGGTCTGTGGGACGCGTTGGCGGCCGAAGTCGCCCGAGCGGGCTTCATCCTGGCACGAGACACGATCTCAGAACCTGGAGTCAGGGGCTTCACCAATTACGTGGATCGCCGTGTGGTCGTGGCCGCCGAGCTCGACGACGCCACCGCAGTCGCAACTCTCGCGCACGAAGTCGCTCACATGA
- a CDS encoding helix-turn-helix transcriptional regulator, with the protein MTETNKHRPGNEPLWGVEDVSTYLGVPIRTLYQWRTKKYGPPGERVGRHLRYRASDVVAWFEGLATER; encoded by the coding sequence ATGACCGAGACCAACAAACATCGGCCCGGCAACGAACCGCTCTGGGGCGTCGAGGATGTCTCGACCTATCTCGGCGTACCAATCCGAACCCTCTACCAATGGCGAACCAAGAAATACGGCCCACCAGGCGAACGCGTCGGCCGCCACCTACGCTACAGAGCCTCCGACGTAGTCGCCTGGTTCGAAGGCCTAGCTACCGAGCGATGA